From Pseudomonas alcaligenes, a single genomic window includes:
- a CDS encoding AraC family transcriptional regulator, which produces MSLNIAHPLALSANPAANLGVLSAAASGLDQCIGRHGGDVDRIFGVAGIDPELLQHPTLSLSLSNYCKVLEEAAVQSGCDNFGLHYGQQFQPRALGLLGYVGLCSETLEQALRNFAQAFPFHQHDTLIRLVDIGECYRFDYQVRHPAILDKRQDAELTMGMALNLLRHVLGPSWAPRAVLFEHARPEGWREHQQVFDAPVLFDQPCNALLVPKRDLLGQLMPERDPVLLMLVQDAIQRLGAQSQHSHSLVDQARGLLRDALPLGEPGLEQLAAGLGLSGAGLQRRLREQNLSYSALIDQVRRELALHYLRRRLPVSELAPLLGYSETSAFSRAFRRWFDTSPRQWLQAPTA; this is translated from the coding sequence ATGTCCCTGAACATTGCCCATCCGCTGGCCCTGAGCGCCAATCCGGCCGCCAACCTTGGCGTGCTGTCGGCTGCCGCCAGCGGCCTGGATCAATGCATCGGCCGGCATGGCGGCGATGTGGATCGGATCTTCGGCGTGGCCGGTATCGACCCCGAGCTGCTGCAGCACCCGACCCTCAGCCTGAGCCTGAGCAACTACTGCAAGGTGCTTGAGGAAGCGGCGGTGCAGTCCGGCTGCGACAACTTCGGCCTGCACTACGGCCAGCAATTCCAGCCGCGCGCCCTCGGCCTGCTCGGCTATGTCGGGCTGTGCTCGGAGACCCTGGAACAGGCGCTGCGCAACTTCGCCCAGGCCTTCCCCTTCCACCAGCACGACACCCTGATCCGCCTGGTGGATATCGGCGAGTGCTACCGCTTCGACTACCAGGTGCGGCATCCGGCGATCCTCGACAAGCGCCAGGACGCCGAACTGACCATGGGCATGGCGCTCAACCTGCTGCGCCATGTGCTGGGCCCGAGCTGGGCGCCGCGCGCCGTGCTGTTCGAGCATGCCCGGCCGGAAGGCTGGCGCGAGCACCAGCAGGTGTTCGACGCGCCGGTGCTGTTCGACCAGCCGTGCAACGCCCTGCTGGTGCCCAAGCGCGACCTGCTCGGCCAGCTGATGCCCGAGCGCGACCCGGTGTTGCTGATGCTGGTGCAGGATGCCATCCAGCGCCTCGGCGCCCAGAGCCAGCACAGCCACAGCCTGGTCGACCAGGCCCGCGGCCTGCTGCGCGACGCCCTGCCGCTGGGCGAACCGGGCCTGGAGCAGCTCGCCGCCGGCCTCGGCCTCAGCGGCGCCGGCCTGCAGCGCCGTCTGCGCGAACAGAACCTCAGCTACTCGGCGCTGATCGACCAGGTACGCCGCGAGCTGGCCCTGCACTACCTGCGCCGGCGCCTGCCGGTCAGCGAACTGGCGCCGCTGCTCGGCTACTCGGAAACCAGCGCCTTCTCCCGAGCCTTCCGCCGCTGGTTCGACACCAGCCCGCGGCAATGGCTGCAGGCACCTACAGCCTGA
- the eat gene encoding ethanolamine permease: protein MTTAKLKPTLGTLHLWGIAVGLVISGEYFGWSYGWGTAGTLGFLVTTLLVATMYSCFIFSFTELTTAIPHAGGPFAYSLRAFGPTGGMIAGLATLIEFVFAPPAIAMAIGAYLNVQFPGLDPRLAAVGAYIVFMTLNILGVSIAATFELVVTVLAVVELLVFMGVVAPGFSFSNFVLNGWAGSEVFGMPAVAGIFAAIPFAIWFFLAIEGAAMAAEEAKDPKRTIPRAYIAGILTLVFLAMGVMVMAGGVGDWKALSGINDPLPQAMKTVVGESSGWLHMLVWIGLFGLVASFHGIILGYSRQFFALARAGFLPPALAKLSRFHTPHRAIIVGGLIGIAAIYSDGLIALQGMGLTAAMITMSVFGAIVMYIMSMLSLFKLRKSEPNLERSFKAPGYPLVPGIALVLALVCLAAMVWFNGTIALLFLGLMAVGMVYFLFTGAQRNSVPADALLQP from the coding sequence ATGACGACAGCGAAACTAAAACCAACCCTCGGCACTTTGCACCTCTGGGGCATTGCGGTGGGTCTGGTGATTTCCGGGGAATATTTTGGCTGGAGCTATGGCTGGGGTACGGCGGGCACCCTGGGCTTCCTGGTCACCACGCTGCTGGTGGCGACCATGTACAGCTGCTTCATCTTCAGCTTCACCGAACTGACCACGGCGATTCCCCATGCCGGCGGCCCCTTTGCCTACAGCCTGCGTGCCTTCGGCCCCACCGGCGGGATGATCGCCGGCCTGGCCACCCTGATCGAATTCGTTTTCGCCCCGCCGGCCATCGCCATGGCCATCGGCGCCTACCTCAACGTGCAGTTCCCCGGGCTCGACCCGAGGCTGGCGGCGGTAGGGGCGTACATCGTGTTCATGACCCTCAACATCCTCGGCGTCAGCATCGCCGCCACCTTCGAACTGGTGGTCACCGTGCTGGCGGTGGTCGAGCTGCTGGTGTTCATGGGCGTGGTCGCGCCGGGCTTCAGCTTCAGCAACTTCGTGCTCAACGGCTGGGCCGGTAGCGAAGTGTTCGGCATGCCGGCGGTGGCCGGGATCTTTGCCGCCATCCCGTTCGCCATCTGGTTCTTCCTCGCCATCGAGGGCGCGGCCATGGCCGCCGAAGAGGCGAAAGACCCGAAACGCACCATCCCGCGTGCCTATATCGCCGGCATCCTGACCCTGGTGTTCCTGGCCATGGGCGTGATGGTGATGGCCGGTGGCGTGGGCGACTGGAAGGCCCTGTCCGGGATCAACGACCCGCTGCCGCAGGCGATGAAAACCGTGGTCGGCGAAAGCTCCGGCTGGCTGCACATGCTGGTGTGGATCGGCCTGTTCGGCCTGGTCGCCAGCTTCCACGGCATCATCCTCGGCTACTCGCGCCAGTTCTTCGCCCTGGCTCGCGCCGGCTTCCTGCCGCCGGCCCTGGCCAAGCTGTCGCGCTTCCACACCCCGCACCGCGCCATCATCGTCGGCGGCCTGATCGGCATCGCAGCCATCTACAGCGACGGCCTGATCGCCCTGCAGGGCATGGGCCTGACCGCGGCGATGATCACCATGAGCGTGTTCGGCGCCATCGTCATGTACATCATGAGCATGCTCAGCCTGTTCAAGCTGCGTAAGAGCGAACCGAACCTGGAACGCAGCTTCAAGGCGCCGGGCTATCCGCTGGTGCCGGGTATCGCCCTGGTGCTGGCGCTGGTGTGCCTGGCCGCGATGGTCTGGTTCAACGGCACCATCGCCCTGCTGTTCCTCGGCCTGATGGCCGTCGGCATGGTGTACTTCCTGTTCACCGGTGCGCAGCGCAACTCGGTACCGGCCGACGCTTTGCTGCAACCTTGA
- a CDS encoding ethanolamine ammonia-lyase subunit EutB, with the protein MATFAHSVGHQTWRFDSLREVMAKAGPARSGDYLAGVAAGSDAERVAAQMALANIPLKHFLNEALIPYESDEITRLIIDTHDTAAFAPVSHLTVGGFRDWLLSEQADETSLRALAPGLTPEMAAAVSKIMRVQDLVLVAQKIRVVTRFRNTMGLRGRMSTRLQPNHPTDDPSGIAASILDGLLYGNGDAMFGINPATDSLGALTDLLKMLDAIIQRYEIPTQACVLTHVTSSIAAIERGAPVDLVFQSIAGTEAANAGFGINLKVLQEGYEAGLSQKRGTLGDNLMYFETGQGSALSANAHHGVDQQTCEVRAYAVARHYRPFLVNTVVGFIGPEYLYNGKQIIRAGLEDHFCGKLLGVPMGCDICYTNHAEADQDDMDTLLTLLGVAGINFIMGIPGSDDVMLNYQTTSFHDALYARQTLGLRPAPEFEAWLERMEILHQQGGQVRLGSNLPPAFRQALAQLG; encoded by the coding sequence ATGGCCACTTTTGCTCATTCGGTAGGCCACCAGACCTGGCGTTTCGACAGTCTGCGCGAGGTCATGGCCAAGGCCGGCCCAGCCCGCTCCGGCGACTACCTGGCCGGTGTGGCTGCCGGCAGCGATGCCGAGCGCGTCGCCGCGCAGATGGCGCTGGCCAATATCCCGCTCAAGCATTTTCTGAATGAAGCCCTGATTCCCTACGAGAGCGACGAGATCACCCGGCTGATCATCGACACTCACGATACCGCCGCCTTTGCTCCGGTCAGCCACCTGACCGTCGGCGGCTTTCGCGACTGGCTGCTCAGCGAGCAGGCCGACGAAACCAGCCTGCGTGCCCTGGCCCCCGGCCTGACCCCGGAAATGGCTGCCGCCGTGTCGAAGATCATGCGCGTGCAGGATCTGGTGCTGGTGGCGCAGAAGATCCGCGTGGTCACCCGCTTTCGCAACACCATGGGCCTGCGCGGACGCATGTCGACGCGCCTGCAGCCCAACCACCCGACCGACGACCCGTCCGGCATCGCCGCCAGCATTCTCGACGGCCTGCTGTACGGCAACGGCGACGCCATGTTCGGCATCAACCCGGCCACCGACAGCCTGGGCGCGCTCACCGATCTGCTGAAGATGCTCGACGCGATCATCCAGCGCTACGAGATCCCCACCCAGGCCTGCGTACTGACCCACGTCACCAGCTCCATCGCCGCCATCGAGCGCGGCGCGCCGGTCGACCTGGTGTTCCAGTCGATCGCCGGCACCGAGGCGGCCAACGCCGGATTCGGCATCAACCTCAAGGTGCTGCAGGAAGGCTACGAGGCCGGGCTGTCGCAGAAGCGTGGGACGCTGGGCGACAACCTGATGTACTTCGAGACCGGCCAGGGCAGCGCTCTGTCGGCCAACGCCCACCACGGCGTCGACCAGCAGACCTGCGAGGTGCGCGCCTACGCGGTGGCGCGTCACTACCGGCCGTTCCTGGTGAATACCGTGGTCGGCTTTATCGGCCCGGAGTACCTGTACAACGGCAAGCAGATCATCCGCGCCGGCCTGGAAGACCACTTCTGCGGCAAGCTGCTTGGCGTGCCCATGGGCTGTGACATCTGCTACACCAACCACGCCGAGGCCGACCAGGACGATATGGATACCCTGCTGACCCTGCTCGGGGTGGCCGGGATCAACTTCATCATGGGTATCCCCGGCTCCGACGACGTGATGCTCAACTACCAGACCACCTCCTTCCATGACGCGCTCTACGCTCGCCAGACCCTCGGCCTGCGCCCGGCGCCGGAGTTCGAAGCGTGGCTGGAGCGCATGGAAATCCTTCACCAGCAGGGTGGCCAGGTACGCCTCGGCAGCAACCTGCCGCCGGCCTTCCGCCAGGCCCTGGCGCAACTCGGATAA
- the eutC gene encoding ethanolamine ammonia-lyase subunit EutC, producing the protein MHDDKPGPAIANPWQELRRLTPARIALGRAGTSLPTSAQLDFQFAHAQARDAVHLPLDCSALAAQLAGDGQQPLLLHSAAPDRHTYLQRPDLGRRLDAASAERLRQHREQHADGYDLAIVIADGLSALAVQRHSAPFLQRLREQMSADGWSLAPLCLVQQGRVAVADEVAELLGAKMVVILIGERPGLSSPDSLGLYFTYAPRVGLTDAYRNCISNVRLEGLSYGLAAHKLLYLMREACRRLLSGVSLKDEAELPSLGGEQPVRLNFLVDSLQ; encoded by the coding sequence ATGCACGATGACAAACCCGGCCCGGCCATTGCCAACCCCTGGCAGGAGCTACGGCGCCTGACCCCGGCGCGCATCGCCCTGGGCCGTGCCGGCACCAGCCTGCCGACGAGCGCGCAGCTGGACTTTCAGTTCGCCCATGCGCAGGCGCGCGATGCCGTGCACCTGCCGCTGGATTGCAGCGCACTGGCCGCCCAGCTGGCTGGCGATGGCCAGCAACCGCTACTGCTGCATAGCGCGGCGCCCGACCGGCATACCTACCTGCAGCGCCCGGATCTGGGCCGCCGGCTGGATGCCGCTTCGGCCGAACGGCTGCGCCAGCACCGCGAGCAGCATGCCGACGGCTACGACCTGGCCATCGTCATCGCCGACGGCTTGTCTGCGCTGGCCGTGCAGCGCCACAGCGCACCCTTCCTGCAGCGCCTGCGCGAACAGATGAGCGCGGATGGCTGGTCGCTGGCGCCGCTGTGCCTGGTGCAGCAGGGGCGGGTGGCGGTGGCCGACGAAGTGGCCGAGCTGCTCGGCGCGAAGATGGTGGTGATCCTGATCGGCGAGCGCCCCGGCCTGAGTTCGCCGGACAGCCTTGGCCTGTACTTCACCTACGCGCCCAGGGTCGGCCTCACCGATGCCTACCGCAACTGCATCTCCAATGTGCGCCTGGAGGGCCTGAGTTACGGCCTGGCCGCGCACAAGCTGCTGTACCTGATGCGCGAGGCCTGCCGGCGCCTGCTGTCCGGGGTCAGTCTCAAGGACGAGGCCGAGCTGCCCAGCCTGGGCGGCGAGCAGCCGGTGCGGCTGAATTTTCTGGTGGATTCGCTGCAGTAG
- the urtE gene encoding urea ABC transporter ATP-binding subunit UrtE — translation MLQVQQLHQYYGGSHILRGLSFEAKVGEVTCLLGRNGVGKTTLLKCLMGLIPAKEGKVAWEGQAINSYKPHQRVHAGIAYVPQGREIFPRLTVEENLLMGLSRFPGSEAKVVPAFIYELFPVLLQMKDRRGGDLSGGQQQQLAIGRALASRPRLLILDEPTEGIQPSVIKEIGAVIKKLAARGDIAILLVEQFYDFAAELADQYLVMSRGEIIQQGRGETMEADGVRGLVAI, via the coding sequence ATGCTGCAAGTCCAACAACTGCATCAGTACTACGGCGGCAGCCATATCCTCCGCGGCCTGTCGTTCGAGGCCAAGGTCGGCGAAGTCACCTGCCTGCTCGGGCGTAACGGCGTGGGCAAGACCACCCTGCTCAAATGCCTGATGGGCCTGATTCCGGCCAAAGAAGGAAAGGTCGCCTGGGAAGGCCAGGCGATCAACAGCTACAAGCCGCACCAGCGGGTGCACGCCGGTATCGCCTATGTGCCGCAAGGGCGCGAGATTTTTCCGCGACTGACCGTGGAAGAGAACCTGCTGATGGGGCTGTCGCGGTTTCCCGGCAGCGAGGCCAAGGTGGTTCCGGCCTTTATCTACGAGCTGTTCCCGGTGCTGCTGCAGATGAAGGATCGCCGCGGCGGCGACCTCTCCGGCGGCCAGCAGCAACAGCTGGCCATCGGCCGCGCCCTGGCCAGCCGGCCGCGCCTACTGATCCTCGACGAACCCACCGAAGGCATCCAGCCCTCGGTGATCAAGGAGATCGGCGCCGTCATCAAGAAGCTCGCCGCGCGCGGCGACATCGCCATCCTGCTGGTCGAGCAGTTCTACGACTTCGCCGCCGAGCTGGCCGACCAGTACCTGGTGATGAGCCGTGGCGAGATCATCCAGCAGGGCCGTGGCGAAACCATGGAGGCGGATGGCGTGCGCGGGCTGGTGGCGATCTAG
- the urtD gene encoding urea ABC transporter ATP-binding protein UrtD, giving the protein MRATPVPDFMLEPAYNPNQDAGTSRDAVGLGSAAGKGLDVRHGTILTLEGINVSFDGFRALTDLNLYIGVGELRCIIGPNGAGKTTMMDVITGKTRPDNGHAYFGETLDLTQMSEVEIAQAGIGRKFQKPTVFEALSVFENLELALKTNKSVWVSLRARLSGAQKERIEEVLSTIRLEASRHRPAGLLSHGQKQFLEIGMLLVQDPQLLLLDEPVAGMTDAETEFTAELFKSLARKHSLMVVEHDMGFVGSIADHVTVLHQGSVLAEGALEDVQANERVIEVYLGR; this is encoded by the coding sequence ATGCGCGCCACCCCGGTACCCGACTTCATGCTCGAACCCGCCTACAACCCCAACCAGGACGCCGGCACCAGCCGCGATGCGGTCGGCCTCGGCAGCGCCGCCGGCAAGGGCCTGGACGTGCGTCACGGCACCATCCTGACCCTGGAAGGAATCAACGTCAGCTTCGACGGCTTCCGCGCCCTGACCGACCTCAACCTGTACATCGGCGTTGGCGAACTGCGCTGCATCATCGGCCCCAACGGCGCCGGCAAGACCACCATGATGGACGTGATCACCGGCAAGACTCGCCCCGATAACGGCCACGCCTACTTCGGCGAAACGCTGGATCTGACCCAGATGAGCGAAGTGGAAATCGCCCAGGCCGGCATCGGCCGCAAGTTCCAGAAGCCCACGGTGTTCGAGGCGTTGTCGGTGTTCGAGAACCTCGAACTGGCGCTGAAGACCAACAAGTCGGTGTGGGTCAGCCTGCGCGCCCGGCTTTCCGGCGCGCAGAAGGAGCGTATCGAGGAAGTGCTCAGCACCATCCGCCTGGAAGCCTCACGGCATCGCCCGGCCGGGCTGCTGTCCCACGGCCAGAAGCAGTTCCTCGAGATCGGCATGCTGCTGGTACAGGATCCGCAGCTGCTGCTGCTCGACGAGCCGGTGGCCGGCATGACCGACGCCGAAACCGAGTTCACCGCCGAGCTGTTCAAGTCGCTGGCGCGCAAGCACTCGCTGATGGTGGTGGAGCATGACATGGGCTTCGTCGGCTCGATCGCCGACCACGTCACCGTGCTGCACCAGGGCAGCGTGCTGGCCGAAGGCGCACTGGAAGACGTGCAGGCCAACGAACGGGTTATCGAAGTCTATCTGGGGCGCTGA
- the urtC gene encoding urea ABC transporter permease subunit UrtC, protein MTMPLNQTLLARASNAIGPQASLAVGGLILLILLAMPLLHLLPADHALHISAYSLTLVGKILCYAIVALALDLVWGYAGLLSLGHGLFFALGGYAMGMYLMRQSAGDGLPAFMSFLAWSELPWYWYGTSNFLYALCLVVLAPGLLALVFGFFAFRSRIKGVYFSIMTQALTFAGMLLFFRNETGFGGNNGFTNFRTILGFEITAPGTRATLFLATVLLLVGSLLLGWKLAKSKFGRVLTALRDAENRLMFCGYDPRGYKLFIWVLSAVLCGLAGALYVPQVGIINPSEMSPTNSIEAAVWVALGGRGTLIGPLLGAGLVNGMKSWFTVAFPEYWLFALGALFIVVTLFLPKGVIGLLRKKGEQ, encoded by the coding sequence ATGACCATGCCACTCAATCAAACGCTGCTGGCCCGCGCCAGCAACGCCATCGGCCCGCAGGCCTCGCTGGCGGTCGGCGGGCTGATCCTGCTTATCCTGCTGGCCATGCCGCTGCTGCACCTGCTGCCGGCCGACCACGCCCTGCACATCTCGGCCTACAGCCTGACCCTGGTCGGCAAGATCCTCTGCTACGCCATAGTCGCCCTGGCGCTGGATCTGGTGTGGGGCTACGCGGGATTGCTGTCGCTCGGCCATGGCCTGTTCTTCGCCCTCGGCGGCTACGCCATGGGTATGTACCTGATGCGCCAGAGCGCCGGCGACGGCCTGCCCGCCTTTATGAGCTTCCTCGCCTGGAGCGAGCTGCCCTGGTACTGGTACGGCACCAGCAACTTCCTCTACGCCCTGTGCCTGGTGGTACTGGCGCCCGGCCTGCTGGCCCTGGTGTTCGGCTTCTTCGCCTTCCGCTCGCGAATCAAGGGCGTGTACTTCTCGATCATGACCCAGGCGCTGACCTTTGCAGGCATGCTGCTGTTCTTCCGCAACGAAACGGGGTTTGGCGGCAATAACGGCTTCACCAACTTCCGCACCATCCTCGGCTTCGAGATCACCGCGCCGGGCACTCGCGCCACCCTGTTCCTGGCCACCGTGCTGCTCCTGGTCGGCAGCCTGCTACTGGGCTGGAAGCTGGCCAAGAGCAAGTTCGGCCGGGTGCTCACCGCCCTGCGCGATGCGGAGAACCGCTTGATGTTCTGCGGCTACGACCCGCGCGGCTACAAGCTGTTCATCTGGGTCTTGAGCGCCGTGTTGTGCGGCCTGGCCGGGGCGCTCTATGTGCCGCAGGTGGGCATCATCAACCCCAGCGAAATGTCGCCGACCAACTCCATCGAGGCCGCCGTGTGGGTCGCCCTCGGAGGGCGCGGCACCCTGATCGGCCCGCTGCTCGGCGCCGGCCTGGTCAACGGCATGAAGAGCTGGTTCACCGTAGCCTTCCCCGAGTACTGGCTGTTCGCCCTGGGGGCCCTGTTCATCGTCGTGACCCTGTTTCTGCCGAAAGGGGTGATCGGCCTGCTACGCAAGAAGGGAGAGCAATGA
- the urtB gene encoding urea ABC transporter permease subunit UrtB, translating into MPTALIPFLLSLALLVVPLTTQAGDANDFVAANPAQQARLLESWAAQPDPTRQPLLDALQNGHLAADSGKTAFIEQDGQFVAAEGTATPASAPKKLRLNNRLRGLLAIAQASQQLLAEDVASRLNAAQQLQKSAKPAQLELLNSRVASEVNDEVRAALALALANLQLVDQDPAIRLKAVRLLGESGDPQARTRLEGLLAEGVESDAAVRTAAETSLGQVKRRLLVGELLGQAFSGLSLGSILLLAALGLAITFGLLGVINMAHGEMLMLGAYTTYMVQIAFQNFAPGYLALYPLAALPIAFFVTAAIGMALERTVIRHLYGRPLETLLATWGISLMLIQLVRVIFGAQNVEVANPAWLSGGVQVLPNLVLPYSRMVIIGFALFVVALTWLLLNKTRLGLNVRAVTQNRNMAACCGVPTGRVDMLAFGLGSGIAGLGGVALSQIGNVGPDLGQSYIIDSFLVVVLGGVGQLAGSVMAAFGLGIANKLLEPQIGAVLGKILILALIILFIQKRPQGLFALKGRVID; encoded by the coding sequence ATGCCCACTGCCCTGATTCCCTTTCTGCTGTCACTGGCACTGCTCGTGGTGCCGCTGACCACCCAGGCAGGCGACGCCAATGATTTCGTCGCCGCCAACCCGGCGCAGCAGGCCAGGCTTCTCGAGAGCTGGGCCGCGCAACCCGATCCCACCCGCCAGCCGCTGCTCGATGCCCTGCAGAACGGCCACCTGGCCGCCGACAGCGGCAAAACCGCCTTTATCGAGCAGGACGGCCAGTTCGTCGCCGCCGAAGGCACTGCCACACCGGCCAGCGCGCCGAAAAAACTGCGCCTGAACAACCGCCTGCGCGGCCTGCTGGCCATTGCCCAGGCCAGCCAGCAACTGCTCGCCGAAGATGTCGCCAGCCGCCTCAACGCAGCCCAGCAACTGCAGAAGAGCGCCAAGCCGGCGCAGCTGGAACTGCTCAACAGCCGCGTCGCCAGCGAAGTGAACGACGAAGTGCGCGCCGCCCTGGCCCTGGCCCTGGCCAACCTGCAGCTGGTCGACCAGGATCCGGCCATTCGCCTGAAGGCCGTGCGCCTGCTCGGCGAGAGCGGCGACCCGCAGGCTCGCACTCGCCTCGAGGGCCTGCTCGCCGAAGGTGTGGAAAGCGACGCCGCGGTTCGCACCGCCGCCGAAACCAGCCTGGGCCAGGTCAAGCGCCGCCTGCTGGTCGGCGAGCTGCTCGGCCAGGCCTTCAGCGGCCTGAGTCTGGGCAGCATCCTGCTGCTCGCCGCCCTCGGCCTGGCCATCACTTTTGGGCTCTTGGGCGTGATCAATATGGCCCACGGCGAGATGCTGATGCTCGGTGCCTACACCACCTACATGGTGCAGATCGCCTTTCAGAACTTCGCCCCCGGCTACCTGGCGCTGTATCCGCTGGCCGCGCTGCCCATCGCCTTCTTTGTCACCGCCGCCATCGGCATGGCCCTGGAGCGCACGGTGATCCGCCATCTCTACGGCCGCCCGCTGGAAACCCTGCTGGCCACCTGGGGCATCAGCCTGATGCTGATCCAGCTGGTACGGGTGATCTTCGGTGCGCAGAACGTCGAGGTGGCCAACCCGGCCTGGCTGTCCGGCGGCGTGCAGGTGCTGCCGAACCTGGTGCTGCCCTACAGCCGCATGGTGATCATCGGCTTCGCCCTCTTTGTGGTGGCCTTGACCTGGCTGTTGCTGAACAAGACCCGCCTCGGCCTCAACGTCCGCGCCGTCACGCAGAACCGCAACATGGCCGCCTGCTGCGGCGTGCCGACCGGGCGGGTGGACATGCTCGCCTTCGGCCTCGGCTCCGGTATCGCCGGCCTCGGCGGCGTGGCCCTGAGCCAGATCGGCAACGTCGGCCCGGATCTCGGCCAGAGCTACATCATCGACTCCTTCCTGGTGGTGGTGCTCGGCGGCGTCGGCCAGCTGGCCGGTAGCGTGATGGCCGCCTTCGGCCTCGGCATCGCCAACAAGCTGCTGGAGCCGCAGATCGGCGCCGTGCTCGGCAAGATCCTGATCCTCGCGCTGATCATTCTGTTCATCCAGAAACGTCCGCAAGGCCTCTTCGCTCTCAAGGGACGGGTGATCGACTGA
- the urtA gene encoding urea ABC transporter substrate-binding protein, whose protein sequence is MKRRPFLKSTLAASALLLSGLFPYSLQAAETIKVGILHSLSGTMAISETSLKDMALMTIDEINAKGGVNGKKLEPVVVDPASNWPLFAEKARQLLTQDKVDVVFGCWTSVSRKSVLPVFEELNGLLFYPVQYEGEEMSPNVFYTGAAPNQQAIPAVEYLMSEDGGAAKRYFLLGTDYVYPRTTNKILRSFLHSKGVADKDIEEVYTPFGHSDYQTIVANIKKFSAGGKTAVISTVNGDSNVPFYKELANQGIEATDIPVVAFSVGEEELRGIDTKPLVGQLAAWNYFESVDNPVNSAFVSKWKAYAKAKNLPNYQTAVTNDPMEATYVGINMWAQAVEKAGTTDVDKVREALAGQTFAAPSGYTLTMDKTNHHLHKPVMIGEVQEDGQFSIVWQTEGPLRAQPWSPFIPGNDKKPDYAVKSN, encoded by the coding sequence ATGAAACGCCGTCCATTTCTGAAGTCCACCCTCGCCGCCAGCGCTCTGCTGCTCAGCGGCTTGTTCCCGTACAGCCTGCAGGCCGCCGAGACCATCAAGGTCGGCATCCTGCACTCGCTGTCCGGCACCATGGCCATTTCCGAAACCTCGCTGAAAGACATGGCGTTGATGACCATCGACGAGATCAACGCCAAGGGCGGGGTCAACGGCAAGAAGCTCGAGCCGGTGGTGGTCGACCCGGCCTCCAACTGGCCGCTGTTCGCCGAGAAGGCGCGCCAGCTGCTGACCCAGGACAAGGTCGACGTGGTCTTCGGCTGCTGGACTTCGGTATCGCGCAAATCCGTGCTGCCGGTATTCGAGGAGCTCAACGGCCTGCTGTTCTACCCGGTGCAGTACGAAGGCGAAGAGATGTCGCCGAACGTGTTCTACACCGGCGCGGCGCCGAACCAGCAGGCCATCCCGGCGGTGGAATACCTGATGAGCGAAGACGGCGGCGCCGCCAAGCGCTACTTCCTGCTCGGCACCGACTACGTCTACCCGCGCACCACCAACAAGATCCTGCGCAGCTTCCTGCACAGCAAAGGTGTGGCCGACAAGGACATCGAAGAGGTCTACACCCCCTTCGGCCATAGCGACTACCAGACCATCGTCGCCAACATCAAGAAGTTCTCCGCTGGCGGCAAGACCGCGGTGATCTCCACCGTCAACGGCGATTCCAACGTGCCGTTCTACAAGGAACTGGCCAACCAGGGCATCGAAGCCACCGACATCCCGGTGGTGGCCTTCTCGGTGGGCGAAGAAGAACTGCGCGGCATCGACACCAAGCCACTGGTGGGCCAGCTGGCCGCCTGGAACTACTTCGAGTCGGTGGACAACCCGGTCAACAGCGCCTTCGTCAGCAAGTGGAAGGCCTACGCCAAGGCCAAGAACCTGCCGAACTACCAGACCGCAGTGACCAACGACCCGATGGAAGCCACCTACGTCGGCATCAACATGTGGGCGCAAGCGGTAGAAAAAGCCGGCACCACCGACGTCGACAAGGTGCGTGAAGCCCTGGCCGGGCAGACCTTCGCCGCACCGAGCGGCTACACCCTGACCATGGACAAGACCAACCACCACCTGCACAAGCCGGTGATGATCGGCGAAGTCCAGGAAGACGGTCAGTTCTCCATCGTCTGGCAGACCGAAGGCCCGCTGCGCGCCCAGCCGTGGAGCCCGTTCATCCCCGGCAACGACAAGAAGCCGGACTACGCGGTGAAGTCCAACTGA